One Archangium violaceum genomic window, GCGCCCTCACGCGCCCGACGTGCCGGGGGACCTGGAGCGGGCCCGGGACGCGCTCGAGCGGGCGCTGACCCTCAACCCCACCCATCTCGTGGCCTGCTTCCAGGGCGCCACTGTCTCCACTCAACTCGCCTACCGGCGCCGCGACCGGGGCGAGGACCCCGCGCCGGACATCGAGAAGGCCCTGACGCTCTACCGCAAGGGGCTGGCCATCAACCCCAAGCAGCCACAGCTCCACAATGGCCTGGGCCTGGTGCTCCTCTGGCAGGCGGAGCAGCTCTGGGAGGACGGCGGCGCTCCCGAAGCCCTGCTCTCCGAGTCCCAACAGGCTCACGAGCAGGCCCGCTCCGTGGCGCCGCAGCAGGCCTATGCCTACAACAACCTCGGCGAGGTACACGCCCTACGGGCCACCTTCCAGCTCGCGAATGGGGAGGACCCGGGCCCGAGCCTCCACACAGCCGTGGAGTCCTATCGCAAGGCGCTCGAGCTGTTGCCCGGCGATGCCAACTTCTGGGCCAACCTGGCCCGGACGCATGGCCTGATGGCCACCCATGTGTTGGAACAGGGAGGCGACCCACGACCGGAGCTCGACCGTGCAGAGGAAGCAATCGCCCGTGCACGCCAGCTCCATCCGCGCCTCGGCGATGCCTGGCGGTACCTCGCGGAGGCGCGCGGCGTGCGGGCCCGCTGGTTGGCGCGGCGGGACAAGGCGAGGGAGGAGGACTTCGAGGAGGCGGCGGAGGCCTTCCAGCAGGCACTGGAGCTGGAGCCGCGGCGGCAGGAGTACCGGCTTGCCGCCGGCCACTTCCACCGGGCCTGGGCCGAGTGGAGAACGCACCGGAACGCCGACCCCACCCCGCTCCTGAAGCGCGGCCTCGAGTGGGCCGAGCAGCTGCTCGCCACCCGGTCCCGGTGGGCCAGGGCTCGAGCCCTGCGAGCGAGCATCCTCCTGGCCCTGGCCGATACCGCCGCCCCCGCCGAGCAGCGGCGAACGTGGCGGAGCCAGGCCCGGGAGGACCTGGCGCAGGCCCTGGCGCACAACCCCCACCTCGGACCCATGTGGCGCAACCAGCTCGCCGCGTTGCAGCAGCCCGTGGCAGGCCCGCCGGTGCCCCAGTCCGCGCCTGCTACTTCTTCTCGTCCTCCTCCTCGGGCGGCGGGGGCTCCGTCGTCACGTCCAGCTCTCCCGTCTTCGACTCGAAGTTTCCACCGTGATGCATCTTCTGCATCCCCTCGGCCTTCGAGAGATCCGTGAGCTTCACGGTGAACGGGTACGGGCCCGGCTCGGCATGGAGATCGACCTGCTGCGAGGCCGTGGACGTCGCCTGGGGACCACTCGACATCGACAGGGTGGGCGAGGAGAAACAGCTGTGCGTTCCGAAATCCACCGTGGCGTCCTCGTCGGGGGTCGTCAGTTGGAAGTTCACCGTGTCGCCCCGTCTGACCTTGTTGCTGGGGACGTACGAGATTCCGGTCACGGCATCGATGATGACGGTGATGGTGGCGGCCATGAGCCCTGGCTCCTGTGTCCCGCACGGGGACGTTGAAGGGGTCGTTGCTCTCCGAGGATTGCAGGCACCGTACCAGACGGGCCCACCTGCCGCTCCCCTCGGAAGCACCGTGCTCCCGGCCCCATCGGAGCCCCGGCGGACGCGTCACGGACGCGTCATGGACACGCGTGGACACGTCAGCGACAGGGCCTGGGAGCCGCGCTCAGGCCTCCGCGAGGCCCAGCTCACGCACGCGGCGCTGGAGCGCGCGCTTGGAGACCTCGAGCCGCCGCACCATCTGATCCAGGTCTCCCTGGCACTCGTGGAAGCAGCGGGTGATCTCCTCCGGGCTCAGGTCCTTGGCGGTGCGGATGAGGGAGCTCTTCTCGATGAGCACGTAGACGGAGGAGCGGGGAATGCCCAACCGGTCCGCGGTCGCCTTGAGATCCCACGAGCTGGCGCGCAGGGCCTCCAGCAACTCCTGCTCCCCGACATCGGAGGGCTTGCGCCGGGTGGCTCGGACATCGGCGGAGTCCGGCTCCTCGGAGGCGGGAGCCGGCCGGGAGGGGAGCGCGGTGGCGAGGACCTGCCCGGGGATGGGAGCGGCGGCGGAGTCCAGCTCCTGCTCGAGCCGCTCATCGACGCGCAGGCCGGGCAGGCCACGGCTGCCGATGATGAGCTGGCGGGTGACGTTGCGCAGCTGGCGGATGTTGCCGGGCCACGCGTAGCGCACCAGGCGGACGGCGAGCGAGGCGGGCAGCCACGGCTCGGCGCGAGGGTCCGTGGCCGACAGCCGCTGCAGCTCCCCCGTGGCCTCCAGCTCCTGACGGGCGAAGTGCAGGAAGAGCGGACCGATGTCCTCGCGGCGCTCGCGCAGCGGCGGCACCTGGATTTCGAAGCCCGCCAGCCGGTGCAGCAGTGGCGCCTTGAAGACGCCCTGACGGATGCGCTCCTCCAGGTTGGCGTCCGTGGCGGTGATGAGCCGTACGTCCACGGGCACCGGAGCATGGCTGCCCACCGGGAACACCTCGCCCGTCTCCAGCACGCGCAGCAGCGCCACCTGCACCTCGGGTGGAGCCTCGCCCACCTCGTCCAGGAAGAGCGTGCCCCCGTGGGCGGCGCGGAAGAAGCCCTCGCGGTCCTTGGCGGCGCCCGTATACGCGCCCTTCTGCGCGCCGAAGAGCTCGGCGGAGACCAGCTCCTTGGGAAGGGCACCCAGGTTGACGCTGATGAAGGGGCCGGCGCGGCGGGGGCTGTGCTGGTGGATGGCGCGCGCCACCAGCTCCTTGCCCGAGCCCGTCTCGCCCCGGATGAGCACCGGCACGTTCAGGTCCGCCACGCGGGAGACCTCCTCGCGCACGCGGCGCACGCCCTCGCCCTGACCCACCATGCCCAGGTCCCCTGTGAGGGACACCTCGGGCGCGCGCGTCAGGTGGAGCAGCACCACCACCCGTTCGGCGAGCACGAGCGGCACGCCCGAGGCCAGCTCCTCGGGCGAGAACTCCAGGCCCCCGACGACGGGGCGCCCGGCGACGTGAACCTGCGTGCCATCCTCGGGCACGAGCAGCCGCACGCCACCGCGCACTCCGGGCTCGAACTGCACGGGCTTGCGGCTGATGAAGGGGTCCCCCAGGGGCAGCGCCAGGAGGCTGCCAGGGCGGGAGAAGTCCGGCTCATTGCGTGACACGGACGCCGTCCTGCCCAGGGTGGCCAGCGCCTCGAGCAACAGCCGCTCGCCGATGCGCTGGGGCTGTGGGTGCGAGACGATGGTCAGCGTGGGCACGGAGCGCGCGGCATGGGCTTCCTTGCCACGTGCTTGCACGGCGGTCGTCGAGTGGTCGTCGGAGATCTTGCGCTGCATGGGGGCTGGCGGGAGTTTCGCCATGGGGGAGTCTACACCACCCCACCCCACAACCGCACGGAAGGAGCACGCCGGACAGGCCGGAGCCCTACCGACATGTCCGGCGGCAGAATACCTCGTCTCCTGTCAGGGCGCGCAGTAGCTGTCGCGGTCGATGAGGGCCGTCACGTCGACGACCGAGCCGGAGCGGACGACGAACTCGCTGGCGCCCACGTGCTTCGTGTCCTGGCTGCACCAGTCGTAGGTGTAGCCCAGGCCCGTCCACGGGTAGCGCGTCGTCTGCCAGAAGCCGTAGCGCGAGGCGTAGGTGTTGGCGATCCAACTCTCGTGCTCGGCGGATACGCCCTCGGGGAAGGACAGGCCGCACGTGGTGTCGTCGATCTCCGCGTCCGGGCAAGGCCGGAACATGTCGCCCGGCCTCACCCACATCTCGACGAAGAACCGCCCGTTGTCGTGCTCGGTGGCCGGGGGCAGGCCGAGGAACTGGTTGATGCGCGCGATGCGGGCCGCGTCGTCCGGCAGCGTCCTGCACAGCTCCTGGAGCTGCGGCACCGCGGTGACCCAGATTTCCTGCGACAGCGTGTTGTCCCCCTGCTCGTAGCCCGTCCACGTGGTCCACGCGACCATGCGCACCGCGCTCCGCTCCTCGTTCCACGACAGACGCGGATTGCTCGGCGTGATGGCCCAGAGTCCGTCGATGACATCCTCCTGGGTGGGCTCGGCGGCGTCGAGGACGGCCTCGTCGTAGGTCTCCTGGGTGCAGGCCGCGGGCTGCTGCGGCTCCGGCGTCGGCTCCTCCTCACCACCGCACGCGACCAGCGACAACAGGGCCGCGGTGGCCGGAAGCCAACGCAGACGAGGCAGACCTTCGTGGAACATTCTCTCTTCGCTCCTGTGAGGGGATGGAGCCCTGCCCCAGAGCAAGGAAGAGGCCTCCCACGGATACCCGGGCCCACCACCCCTCCGGGTCAGGAAATACGCGGACTTGGACGACGCCCCCGTCCGCGCTGACACGTCACGGGCGCGTCAATGGCACGTCAGCCGAGCCGCCGGCCCGTGCACCCGCCGAAGTGCCGGGCGCCTGTTCATGAGCCGGGCGCCAGAGCATCCGAGCGCCCGCCTGCAAGCCCCGGCTGCGCGGGACCGGGGTGTGCAACTTTGGAAGAGAAGGAGCGGGCGGAGCGCAACCCTTGCGTCCGGCCCGCGCAGCCCTTGCGCTCTCGCGGGCGCGAGGCGTGCCCGTGCCTGGGAAATGGGCTGGCACGGGACATGGAATGGAGCGGGTCATGGCTCGCATCCTCATCGCGGTCGATGGCTCCCCCGCGTCCCTGCGCGCCCTGGAGTTCGGGGCCTCGTTGGCGGCGAAGCTCGGGGTGGGGGCCGTCCTGTTGTACGTCATGCAGCAGGTGGTGCTCCCGATGGGCGGCGGCGGCCCGGGGACGCTCTCCGAGTTGCAGGACTCCCTCCAGACCGAGGGCACCCGGCTCCTGGCGTCCCTGGCGGACGAGGTGCGCTCCCACGGCGTGGAGGTGGAGACGGAACTGGGCATGGGAACGCCGGCGCTCGTCATCCATGACCGCTCGGAGGCTCCGGACATCCAGATGGTGGTGATGGGGAGCCGGGGACACGGAGCGATGGCACGGCTGCTGCTCGGCAGCGTGGCCACCCAGGTGGTGCACGCGAGCGGCAAACCCGTGGTGGTGGTGCGATGAGCGGGCCCGGAGGAAGCGAGATGAGGCGGATACTGGTGGCGGTCGACAGCACCGAGGTGGCGCGCGAGGCGGCGCGCATGGCGCTGGACCTCGGCGGGCGGGTGAACGCCCGGGTGACGCTGGTGCACGTGCTGCCGCCCTCGATCGCCGAGGGTGAGACGGCGGACTTCGCCGCCTTCGAGCGCGCCTGCGAGGACTACGCGAGCGGACTGCTGGCGGAGGTGCGCCAGCTCACCGGCCGCAGCGGGCCCCAGACGGAGGTGACGGTGCTCCACGGCGAGCCGGCGGAGGCCATCTCGAAGGCGGCCGAGGCGGAGGACGTGGACCTGGTCATCGTGGGCACGCGGGCGCGCGGGGCGCTGGCGCGCACGCTGCTGGGGAGCGTGGCGGACACGCTGCTGCGGCAATGCCCCAAGCCGCTGATGGTCGTGCCCGAGACGCCCAGGAAGGCGCGCACCCACGAGGAGGAGGTGGAGGAGGCACCCACCGGGGCGCTCGCGCCCTCGACGGCGGGAGGCCCGGGATGAGCGACCTGAATTCCACCGCCGCCCGGGAGGAGACATCCCCGGGCAAGCTACCCCCGCCAGAGCCGCGTCCGGTCAACGTCACCGGAACGGGCCGCCTGGGACTGAGCCAGGACGAGGCCACGCGGCGTCTGGCGGAGCATGGGCGGAACGAAATCCAACGGGAGAAGACGCGCTCGCCGTGGGGGGTGCTGCTGGAGCAGTTCCGCTCGCCGATGATCCTCCTGCTGCTGGGCGCATGCGGCGTGTCCGCGTTGCTGGGGGAGCACGCGGACGCCATCGCCATCGGCGCCATCGTGGTGCTCAACGCCCTCATCGGCCTCGCGCAGGAGTTCAAGGCCGAGCGGGCCCTGCTCGCGCTGCGCTCGATGACGGCGCCGAGGGCGAGGGTGATGCGGGACGGCTACGCGGTACAGCTCCCCGCCTCGGAGGTGGTGCCCGGGGACGTGCTGCTGCTGGAGGCCGGGGACGTGGTGGCCGCGGACGCGCGCCTGCTGGAGGCCCATGCGCTGGCCACCAACGAGGCGGCGCTGACGGGCGAGAGCGTGCCGGTGGACAAGGCGGCGATGCCGGTGGCCACGGACGCGCCGCTGGCGCAGCGCACGGACTCGGTGTTCCTGGGCACGGCGGT contains:
- a CDS encoding sigma 54-interacting transcriptional regulator; protein product: MQRKISDDHSTTAVQARGKEAHAARSVPTLTIVSHPQPQRIGERLLLEALATLGRTASVSRNEPDFSRPGSLLALPLGDPFISRKPVQFEPGVRGGVRLLVPEDGTQVHVAGRPVVGGLEFSPEELASGVPLVLAERVVVLLHLTRAPEVSLTGDLGMVGQGEGVRRVREEVSRVADLNVPVLIRGETGSGKELVARAIHQHSPRRAGPFISVNLGALPKELVSAELFGAQKGAYTGAAKDREGFFRAAHGGTLFLDEVGEAPPEVQVALLRVLETGEVFPVGSHAPVPVDVRLITATDANLEERIRQGVFKAPLLHRLAGFEIQVPPLRERREDIGPLFLHFARQELEATGELQRLSATDPRAEPWLPASLAVRLVRYAWPGNIRQLRNVTRQLIIGSRGLPGLRVDERLEQELDSAAAPIPGQVLATALPSRPAPASEEPDSADVRATRRKPSDVGEQELLEALRASSWDLKATADRLGIPRSSVYVLIEKSSLIRTAKDLSPEEITRCFHECQGDLDQMVRRLEVSKRALQRRVRELGLAEA
- a CDS encoding universal stress protein; its protein translation is MARILIAVDGSPASLRALEFGASLAAKLGVGAVLLYVMQQVVLPMGGGGPGTLSELQDSLQTEGTRLLASLADEVRSHGVEVETELGMGTPALVIHDRSEAPDIQMVVMGSRGHGAMARLLLGSVATQVVHASGKPVVVVR
- a CDS encoding universal stress protein, producing the protein MRRILVAVDSTEVAREAARMALDLGGRVNARVTLVHVLPPSIAEGETADFAAFERACEDYASGLLAEVRQLTGRSGPQTEVTVLHGEPAEAISKAAEAEDVDLVIVGTRARGALARTLLGSVADTLLRQCPKPLMVVPETPRKARTHEEEVEEAPTGALAPSTAGGPG